CCGGCCAAGGGCTAGAACCGCCCCATACACTGCACACCACGCGCCAACGCCTCTGCAAATACAGGACATGGCATCGCTAGGCACCTGCTCTGTCTTTCAGGCATGACAGGACGATCATCTTTGCTGAGGTGGTGCTATCAACTCCTGAGCTGCCGCTGGGTTGTCGGTAGGGTACAAGTACGACGGCATACTAAATGCACTCTGGGCTCCATGCTGCTTTCCAGGGGGCGGCCAAAAAGAGCCCAGATTGCAGATATATCGCTACTCACTCGTGTGATTGGAATCGAGTTGCTGGAGGGGGAGCAACACACTCCAGTATACGGTACTTGCACTCGTCAATATGGAGTACCTTCTCTTCAATGTTGTGAGATAGGCATGCAATGTTGGCATGCAGTCCACTCTTGGCGACTTGTCTTTAGTGGCCCAGAAGCCGTCTTAGCTCAGGCGCCATGTCTGTTCCGTTCTCTGCTCCCACTGTCTGTTTTCCCATTTGCTTGCATCCTTCACTGTCTCTTCCCACCGGGGTAACATCAGCTGTGAAAGCGGCAACGAAACGCAGCGCCCGTTGGCTTGGGCCGAGCATCACTGCGCCCGGTCCGCAGGGAGATTAGTCGTGTTTCTCGTCATTTCAGGTGCCATGACCATTTCTCACCGCATCCAtcctactgctgctacgaCTGCTAGCCTTGATGGCAACGACGATGATCCCCTTCCAAGCTCCTATACTTGGCACGCTCCCTGAAACGGAGCACAGCGACATCACGGCTGGATCGGACGCAGCTGAGGCTCCCCGCCCTAGTCTTGGGCCGCGTCTCTCGCCAAGGCCCCGGTCGCTACAGACACGTTCCGGTGACACGGCGGAGCGCCGGATGGCAGTTCCTGCTCACTTGGGCTTAGGCCGCCCTTATGAACGGGCAAATTCAGCAGGTTTAACAGTGCCACCGGATTCTAGGCTATGTATGAAGTACATAGTATGGAGTACGTATGCACTAAAAGCAACCTCCTTTACCCGGGTGGGTTTCCGTCCTTACAAGTAAACTCGAAAGACGCCATACTGTAGCATGGTTCAGTCAGTGAGGCTTTCATAAATCCTTTGCTGGACGAGTTTCAGCAAAGTCAACCCTCGTCTGCTTTAAGCTAAGATCCACTTCGCTGATAAATATGGCCAATCTTTACTTTTCTCACCTCCCTGGGAGGCGTCAAGTCTCTTTACTTCTCGGCTATCAGGTTCAACGCCAAGCACGAACTGTTGGCGCTTGTGTTGTTTGTACAGGTAATACGGAGTAACTCCTTCGAAACGCAAGTTAGTCTGAGAATAGCTTGGGGCAGTCATGTTCATGTCTTGCTATCTGGTACCTCTGGCCACTTATTCTCTAGCTGTTTTTGCCGCTGCCTCCCTCGTACAGGATAATTGGAGATCGCAGGCTCGGCACAGCAAAAGCCGGTTACATCAGCGGAATTTCGTTGCGAGTTTAGCAGGACCAGTGGGTTCCCAGCCGGGTTTGATAGTCGCACCATGCCGGGTCCTTCATGACGAACGCCGCCGAAGTAGATCACTGTCGTGCAGGACACGGTCCTTTGAGCCAACCCTTCCAGCATAGGGGAAATGTGTCACGAACTAATTCATTTTGCCCAACCATATGACTGTCAATTATTTGGCCTTGCCAAAGGCCGCGTAGTCGCTGCCTGCTCTGTCTTGTTTTGAGTTCTTGGAATATTACTCCGTGTTATGGTGCCTAGTGGCTATCAAATACGTTCTTTGAGTATATTTTCGGCTATCGGACTGTCGGCCTCGGAGACCGATGAGGGGAAAGGGATAGCTTCATAACGCAATCGACTTCTATCCTGTGATGATCACCGCTGTCTATCGTCCATGTCTCCAGCATAACTGGTACTGCATCCTCTCCGTATCAAGCCTCGGAGACCGAGAAGTAGCTTGGTATGGTCAAAACCTCGAACTGAAAGAGTCACTGGCGATTCTTGTCTCAACGAAAGAGATAAATGAGCAAAAGCGGCACTTCCCATAGACGTCGTGCCAAAACTTGTCCTGAAACGAATATCAACTTTCTTAATCCACTCTCGGCTCTAATCAATCATGTCCAAGAAAACGACCTCTGCAGCTCTGTATCCCAATGCCAAGGTGGCCGCTGAAGTGACGGCATACTCAGCGTTGAGTTCAACTGCATTGCCAAAACACCTCGTTGACTACCATGCTTGGGTAGATGAAAACCGTCCGCAAGACGCGGCTTACATGGTCTCGAATTTGCAGGCACAAAgtctcatcttctttgcccGAGCCTTTGGTGCTAAACGAATTCTCGAAATCGGCTCCTATGTTGGCTACTCTGCGCTTGTATGGGCGCATGCCGTTGGCGAAGATGGCAAAGTGACCGGTCTTGAATTTTCAGAGGAATATGCAAAGATCGCCAATGGCACTTTCGAGAAGCATGGGGTGAAGAATGTGAACATCATCGTCGGGGATGCACTTCAAACGTAAATCGCCGGTTTACTATAATGATCCCTTTGAGCGTTATAAGACTATTTGTTTGTTCTTTATGGGCGGCTAACAAAGCACTCAAAGGCTATCAACTCTCAATCCCGAGGAGCCATATGATTTGATCTTCATTGATGCCCAGAAATCAGGCTATCCAAGCTATCTGAGGGATATTCTGGCTGGGTCTCAGCCTGGCTCAACTAATCGGCTCCTTCGCCCAGGCGGCATCATCATTGCTGATAATGTCCTTCGACGCGGACTGGTTGCCGATGGGAGCGAGGATAATCCGAACTGGCAACTGCAACGACATGTTGTGCACGCAGAAGAagatcttgctgctctccGTGAATTCAACAAGGCCTTAGCAAACCATGAACGGTTGGAGGCACTCTTGCTGCCAGTATTTGACGGTGTCGGTTTTGCGAGACTGCTTGATTGATATGGTCACTATTAAGCTCCACGGAGTTTTGCATGAGAATGAGAATTAAACCTAAGCTGTGATTCGACCTTCGATGAGCAAGGGGCACTGTCTGCTCTAAACACCACGGAGCGTCTATTGCGAGAATTAGCGAGGAACCCCCCCGCCGATGTAGACGATCCAGACGATGTAGACGATCCGGACGAAATATCCTAAAGAAATGTTGAACTTGAatggaaggaaaaaaaagaattcttACTGCTACATCACTGTTTCTAATATCGGCTGTATCTTGCGGAACTCCTGCCTCGTGAATTATTACGCCTAAAGAGTTGCCTCTATGTCCCAAGCCGCATCAAGGCTCTCCCTGGTAAAAGGGCTCTGATACGGAGTAGACATCGCAGGTATGACTATTGATCTTCCAGATAGAAGGCGCTTGGCCGCCACTACGCGAACGCGAAGCTATAATTAGCTTCTAGGAGCCATGCAGCCAATGCAGCACGGGGCTTATTTGCTGTGATTATTACTCCGTAAGACGCCTGCTGTTTCCAGGTCCGTCAGTCATGGTGGGCCCGGCATCAAGTAACATCCGGTGTGGCggcgagaagagcaaggatCTCCTGCGTATTCGTCTGCGAATAATGAATGGCAAGTGTCATCGCTATGGAGAGCTCTAGTTCAGTGGGCTCTGGAGTTGGGGCTTTTTTTGATGCTGGTCGAGCGGGCTTCTGGCCTTAGTTGGTGACAAATGGACGAATTCGCAGCTCAGATTTACATGATTACTATGAAAAGCACTGGCGGCTGGGGGTGAGCCATTTCTATTCTGACTGCTGATCAATACGACTACTTGTGCCCTGTGTCTAGGTAGCTGCTTTGGCTGGTTGTAGCTTCGTCTTCGGGGTTGTTGGTGTGAATTAAATCGGAGGGGGGGCAGATGTTTGCCCGCTGGGCAGGGTAAGGGGTTGGAGTTGGCTGGGGCGTGAATAGTTTGTTTGTTGCTACCTTTATGCTATGtatactgcttttttatagctctTATATTGCAGTATTAGTGTTGTATGTTTCGTAATATGTATGAGTGTTGGCAACAGATGTGCTCTTGCGCAACATCAAGAAATGTAACTGCGGTTGGATTGCGGGAGAATATGTTATGCCCCTGAACGGTATGGGACGTCTATTGAATATACGTAGTGCAATTTTTTCGAGGAGAGGCATAGCATTTGCGCTGGAGCTTTCACCGCGATACATAGCATCATGCACCTAAATTAGATGGTCTGTTAGAAAGTGAGATACTCGAATCTCGGCTGAATTCATACATGGCCCAAGCATCTGTAGAGAGAGCATTTCagctagtagtagcagcatcaAATTTCTTCATCCTTGTTAGTAGTGTGTGCTGGGTGTTAGCTTCTGGATCTAGTGATGGGTATTACATATTGCCTGTGCTAGCTTCGCTTTCTTGGCTAGCTGAAAATTGGCCATTTGAAGCTTTTAAGCGGCGAACAAGGGGTGAGGAGACTCATTGTTTGTGTTGTGGGTGTGTGGGTGCTGCTTGTAAGCTTTGTATTAGAATAGTGAGTGCTTTTTGCAGATTTGACAACTGGGAGGATAAGTATAGGGTAGTGGAGTTGGTATTGAAGGGTTTGTTATCACGAGTGTAGTTTATAtaggacttttttttttttttttttggaggggGGGCCTAGTACTTGATAGAGAGCCGTAGCTATGATATATCCAGagcaaaggagaagacgagCAGCACTGTTCACGCTGAAATGGGATTCACAACTTCATTTCAGGATGTATAACCATCATCTAGAATCTTATATGCTCTAAATTTGTTATGGTTCATAGTCCTCCTATCTAGATGTTCGAGATCTTTAACGCTACGAAAAAAGCCGGCAAACAACCCAGCGTATGCTCCCATGCTCCAATCCAATGTTGATCAACCACCTTGCTGCTTGCGTACGcccatatacatgtatatcaTTGCTGCAATGCTAAATCATCAGACACAGGACTACTTGCAGCAGTGCTGTCTCCCGCCTCAGATTTCGCGACCTCCTCCGCTATCAGATCCATCCACTTCTCGCCACCAGTGCGCATAACATACAGCGTAGACAGACAATCGCCAAAGTACCTCTCTCTGCGAGTAGCCCGCCGTTCTCCGCCTTCTAGTGCCGAGTACGCGCTCCTCGTCGTGCGCATTCGCTTGCGTTTGCCGCCACCTTCGCTGAGGAGATTGCTCAGCTTTAGGCGCCTTTGCATGAGCTGATGTTCATATGCTACGATGCCCCGAATCCATGGTGCGACGTCAAGGACGATTAATTGCATTGTCCGATCGAAGACGGATGGATCGAGGTACGTTGTCGGAATAGCCTTGGGAGCTATAGCAATGGGGTCGAATGCAATGGCAATATCCATCCTGGTTGTTTGGTGAGGGTAATATCGGAAAG
The Trichoderma asperellum chromosome 7, complete sequence DNA segment above includes these coding regions:
- a CDS encoding uncharacterized protein (EggNog:ENOG41) gives rise to the protein MSKKTTSAALYPNAKVAAEVTAYSALSSTALPKHLVDYHAWVDENRPQDAAYMVSNLQAQSLIFFARAFGAKRILEIGSYVGYSALVWAHAVGEDGKVTGLEFSEEYAKIANGTFEKHGVKNVNIIVGDALQTLSTLNPEEPYDLIFIDAQKSGYPSYLRDILAGSQPGSTNRLLRPGGIIIADNVLRRGLVADGSEDNPNWQLQRHVVHAEEDLAALREFNKALANHERLEALLLPVFDGVGFARLLD